The Vidua macroura isolate BioBank_ID:100142 chromosome 9, ASM2450914v1, whole genome shotgun sequence genome has a window encoding:
- the C8B gene encoding complement component C8 beta chain: MSVQLLLLLCAVLGTQTARGFGGQESPSPSGSVAGGRHARSVSVPPQPRDCILSSWSSWSKCDPCQKKRYRFARLEQPSQFSGDPCDASDREAEQCVTNSPCRSRARCDGFVCAVTGRCIARRLLCNGDDDCGDQSDEKNCKKVFRKCDQEMEEYWGIENLAKGLNIFTNSLEGLVLDHRYYAGGCSPHYITDTRFRKPYNVESYTPETKGKYEFTMTEYDSYSNYESSVLKAKASQTSFSIGIKIPKVFELGYNSNDMRFKKFMQRIKRFSSSSSKFIHARSELAVGVYKLKPRALMLHHEFLQRLRQLPTEYSYGEYRELFRDFGTHFITEATVGGTYEYTLVMNSDELRKAGYSLSDVQKCAQKGFNIAVDFGKFSVGLGVDLAGCKALLKEIGDSTTRKQFVEDFLALVRGGASEDITTLAHKDLPTAQLMQHWGDAVQYNPEIIKLKAEPLYELVTPSDLSMKIKENLRRALDEFQLESSSCRCAPCHGNGIPFLRGTECECLCPLGYSGTACEISRRKDAAVNGNWGCWASWSPCSGGQRTRRRECNNPAPQNGGSPCSGPASEAVPC, from the exons TGGCCAGGAGTCCCCGAGCCCCAGTGGCAGCGTGGCCGGGGGCAGGCACGCCCGCTCCGTGAGTGTCCCACCACAGCCCCGTGACTGCATCCTCTCCTCCTGGTCCTCCTGGAGCAAGTGTGACCCCTGCCAGAAGAAAAGG TACAGATTTGCCCGCCTGGAACAGCCCTCTCAGTTCAGCGGAGATCCCTGTGATGCCTCTGACAGAGAGGCTGAGCAGTGTGTCACAAACAGTCCTTGCAGGAGTAGAGCTCGCTGCGATGGGTTTGTGTGTGCGGTTACAG GGAGATGCATTGCACGGAGGCTGCTCTGCAACGGGGATGACGACTGTGGGGACCAGTCAGAtgagaaaaactgcaaaaaagtGTTCAGGAAATGTGACCAGGAGATGGAAGAGTACTGGGGAATAGAGAATCTGGCAAAAGG GTTGAATATCTTCACAAACAGCTTGGAGGGGTTGGTCCTTGATCACAGGTACTACGCTGGGGGATGTTCTCCCCATTACATCACAGACACGAGGTTCAGGAAGCCCTACAACGTGGAAAGCTACACACCAGAG ACCAAAGGCAAATATGAATTTACAATGACTGAATATGACTCCTACTCAAATTATGAAAGCAGTGTCCTGAAGGCAAAAGCTTCGCAGACAAGCTTCAGCATCGGTATAAAAATACCAAAAGTGTTTGAACTTGGTTACAATTCAAATGACATGAGGTTCAAGAAGTTCATGCAGAGgattaaaagattttcttcaagT TCCAGCAAGTTCATCCACGCCCGCTCTGAGCTGGCTGTTGGTGTTTACAAGCTGAAGCCCCGGGCCCTGATGCTGCATCACGAGTTCCTGCAGCGGCTCCGGCAGCTCCCCACGGAGTACAGCTACGGGGAATACCGGGAGCTCTTCAGGGATTTTGGGACACACTTCATCACGGAGGCCACTGTGGGAGGCACCTATGAATACACTTTGGTCATGAACAGCGACGAGCTCCGCAAGGCGG GTTATTCTCTGAGCGATGTCCAGAAATGTGCACAGAAGGGCTTTAACATTGCTGTGGATTTTGGTAAATTCTCGGTGGGGCTTGGAGTAGATTTAGCTGGCTGTAAAGCCCTTTTGAAAGAGATTGGAG ACAGCACTACCAGGAAGCAGTTTGTGGAGGATTTCCTGGCGCTGGTCCGTGGAGGGGCGAGTGAAGACATCACCACGCTGGCCCACAAGGACCTGCCCACGGCCCAGCTCATGCAGcactggggagatgctgtgcagTACAACCCTGAGATCATAAAGCTGAAG GCAGAGCCGCTGTATGAGCTGGTGACTCCCTCTGACTTGTCCatgaaaataaaggagaatCTGCGCCGGGCTCTGGATGAGttccagctggagagcagctcctgtcGCTGTGCTCCGTGCCACGGGAATGGCATCCCCTTCCTGAGAG GAACAGAGTGTGAGTGCCTGTGTCCCCTCGGCTACAGCGGCACTGCCTGTGAGATCAGCAGGAGGAAAG atgCTGCTGTTAATGGAAACTGGGGGTGCTGGGCCAGCTGGTCCCCTTGTTCAGGAGGTCAGAGGACAAGAAGGCGAGAGTGCAACAACCCTGCCCCACAGAATGGTGGCTCCCCGTGCTCAGGGCCAGCCTCTGAGGCAGTTCCTTGCTAG